The DNA region TATGATAGACGATATTCTTAGTCTGGAAGAACAGGATTTTAAATCTCTTGTAGAAACCCGTATTCTATTGGAATTAAAAACAGTACGATTAGCGGCCATTAGAAGAACCGATGAAGATTTAGAACGTATCAAGTCCGCTTTTGATGCATACAAAGTTAAAATGATAGCCGGTAAGGATTGTTTAGAGGAAGATTTGCTTTTTCATTTAGCAATTGCAGCTGCCAGTAAGAACAGTACCATGAACACACTTATGCTGCTGATAACACCGGAGATTATTGTTGCTTATGATGAAGACCCAGTTTGTGATGGAGATGTAGCCCTATCCGAAGTGAAAAAACATGAAGATATTTATTTGGCCATATTAAACCAAGACCCACAATTAGCGAAGGAGAAGATGAAAATACATTTTGCCAAGTTGTATGATTACATCTATGGTGAGAACAGAATTATTAAAGCAAAGAAAGGATAAAAGTGCACGATTTGTCCTGTCAATATACACTGAAGGGAATAACTAATACTAAAAAATAACTTATCCAATGAAGGCCAGGCTAAAGCCAGGCATACCTTATCCTATTTATAAAGAGTAATTAAATTACTCAAATACAGGCTCTTAGAATAGCCTCTCTCCTATTGAAAAGAATAGGGCTAGCCATTCTTATGCCTTGATACAACGAACCATTTAAACGAAGAAAGATGAAACTCAAAGGTTTAAGATGGTGGGTAATAGCTTTAATTGCTTTGGCCACCGTTATCAATTACATTGATAGACAAGCACTGCCTGTTCTATGGCCGGACATCGCAGAGGATTTATATCCAGATAAAACTGCCGATGAACGTAAAGGAATTTATGCAATTATTTCTACAATATTCATATTTTCCTATGCATTTGGTCAAGCCATTTTTGGGAAAATATTCGATAAGCTTGGTACGAGAATAGGTTTTACGTTGTCCATTGGTTTTTGGTCTATTGCCACGGCTTTACATGCTTTTGCGAGAGGAATAGTCTCCTTAAGTATTTTTCGTTCTTTATTAGGAATTTCAGAAGCAGGTAACTGGCCGGGAGCGGCTAAAGCTAATGCGGAATGGTTTCCAACAAAGGAAAGAGCTTTTGCCCAAGGATTATTTAATTCTGGTGCAGCAATTGGAGGTATTGTTGCCTTTCCCACAATTGGACTATTATCCGTTTATTTCAGCTGGAACTGGATTTTCATATTAGTAGGTGTAACAGGATTGTTATGGCTCATACCATGGTGGATTTTAGTAAAGTCACCTCCAAAAAAACACCCCTGGATAACAGACGAGGAACGAGAGTATATCTTAACCGGGCAAAAAAACCAGGATGAAGATGCCGATGGCGTATTTGATGATGGCTACAACCCAGAAACCGGAAAGATGCTTAAGCATAAAGAAAGTTGGGGAGTTATCTTGGCTTCGGCCGCACTAGACCCTATATGGTGGTTATTTATCTTTTGGATTCCTATTTACCTAAACGAGGTGTATGGAATGGATGTAAAGTCAATCGGTTTTTATGCCTGGGTACCTTATGTGGGTGCCATGCTAGGAGCTTGGTTTGGAGGTTTATTGGCTCAAAACCGTATTAAAGCAGGTTGGGACGTAAACAAAGCACGTAAACTCGTAATCACACTTGGTTGTTTAATCATGTTGCCCTTTTTATTACTCATGGCAGACCCCGGAGGACCGACAACCGCGGTAATTTATATGGCAGTTATATTATTCGGTTTTCAAACGGCCATTGGAAACGTTCAGACCTTACCTAGTGATTTATTCGGAGGAAAAACAGTGGGGACATTATCAGGATTTGCAGGCATGGCAGCTAAGCTAGGGGCATTCGGCCTAACCATAATGGTGCCTTGGCTAACATCCGGAGGTAACTATACCCCTGCGTTTGTTATTGGTGCCGCATTAGCATTAATCACCATAGCCAGTGTTTGGTTTCTAATTCCAAATATTGCACCACTTAAAAATAAAACAAAATAATAATAAACAGTAACTAACAAAAAAGATGGAAGGAAAAGTAGCAGTAATAACAGGAGCAACAGGTGGAATTGGATTCGCGGTTGCAAAGAGATTAGGACAAGACGGATATACAGTTGTTTTAAACGGTATAGACGATAACGCAGGTGCCGAAAGAGTAAAAGAACTTTCTGCAGAAGGCATCAAAGCGGAATATTTTGGATTTGATGTTACGGACGAAGAGGCCGTTACCAAAAACATCAAAGCCATAGGTGAGAAATACGGTAAAATTGATACGCTTGTAAACAATGCAGGTGGACTTGGTGGAAGATCTAGATTTGAAGAAATGACTACAGAATTTTACAGATCTGTAATGGCATTAAACCTTGACTCTACATTTTTTGCCTCAAGAGCAGCAATTCCTTTCCTTAAAAAAGGAGAAGATGCATCTATAATCAACTATACATCCAACGCTGCTTGGACGGCTGGCGGACCGGGAGCTGGAATTTACGGAACTTCCAAAGCTGGTGTTCACACTATTACCAAGGCACTGGCTAAGGATTTGGCAGAATACGGTATTAGAGTAAATGCCGTGTCCCCAGGTACAATAGACACTCCTTTTCACGCACAGATAAAAGCCACTAAACCAGAAGTCTTTGCTTCATGGGCAAACAGTATTATGTTAGGTAGATTAGGGCAACCAGAAGATGTAGCAGGTGTTGTTTCTTTCTTAGCTAGCGGAGATGCAAAATTCATTACGGCTGAAACTATCCAGATTGGTGGAGGTCAAGCTTTAGGTATCTAATCATCTATTTATGTTCAAAAAGGGCCTTTCTTTTAATTAAGAAAGGCCCTTTTTATTTGAAGAATCCCGAACAATCAACTCTGCATCTAGAATTTTCTTGTTCAAAGTCTGTTTTATATCAGATGCTTTTACGTGTTCTAAAAACGTTTGCGCAGCAAGTTTTCCAATTTCGGTGCTGTGTTGTTCCACGCTAGAAATTGGTGGAGAGACCATTGCGGTAAAAGGCTCATTACCAAAACCCACCAAAGCGATTTCATTAGGAACATCTATATTATTTTCCTTCAACACCTGCAATGCGCCAAGAGCTGCATAATCCCCTGCAATATAAACAGCATCAGGTCTATCCTCTAATTTAAGCAGCCTTTCCATCTGTAGACGACCATCCTCTTGTGTAAGGCTTCCTTCGGATAAAAGTTCCCCGTCCAATGGTAAACCATGTTTTTTAATGGCATCCTTGTACCCTCTTATTCTATTATTGAATATTCTGGTACGTTGGTAACCACCAATATGGGCTATTCTTTTACACCCTTGTTCAACCAGATGCTCCACAATCATATGACTACTGGCATAATCGTCAATTCCAATATAATCTACGTTTAGGTCGTTCTCCCCCCTATCGAATAAAATTAGCGGGATTCCTCTGGATTTAATCTTTTCGTAATAATCC from Zobellia alginiliquefaciens includes:
- a CDS encoding SDR family NAD(P)-dependent oxidoreductase, with the translated sequence MEGKVAVITGATGGIGFAVAKRLGQDGYTVVLNGIDDNAGAERVKELSAEGIKAEYFGFDVTDEEAVTKNIKAIGEKYGKIDTLVNNAGGLGGRSRFEEMTTEFYRSVMALNLDSTFFASRAAIPFLKKGEDASIINYTSNAAWTAGGPGAGIYGTSKAGVHTITKALAKDLAEYGIRVNAVSPGTIDTPFHAQIKATKPEVFASWANSIMLGRLGQPEDVAGVVSFLASGDAKFITAETIQIGGGQALGI
- a CDS encoding FadR/GntR family transcriptional regulator, whose amino-acid sequence is MKLEILTKHDNREVQNDIISKIRDLIDYKNLEPGDKLPAERVLSEKFEVSRSSVREAIQKLEFYGILNSKPQSGTFIANIGQIAMKGMIDDILSLEEQDFKSLVETRILLELKTVRLAAIRRTDEDLERIKSAFDAYKVKMIAGKDCLEEDLLFHLAIAAASKNSTMNTLMLLITPEIIVAYDEDPVCDGDVALSEVKKHEDIYLAILNQDPQLAKEKMKIHFAKLYDYIYGENRIIKAKKG
- a CDS encoding MFS transporter, with the translated sequence MKLKGLRWWVIALIALATVINYIDRQALPVLWPDIAEDLYPDKTADERKGIYAIISTIFIFSYAFGQAIFGKIFDKLGTRIGFTLSIGFWSIATALHAFARGIVSLSIFRSLLGISEAGNWPGAAKANAEWFPTKERAFAQGLFNSGAAIGGIVAFPTIGLLSVYFSWNWIFILVGVTGLLWLIPWWILVKSPPKKHPWITDEEREYILTGQKNQDEDADGVFDDGYNPETGKMLKHKESWGVILASAALDPIWWLFIFWIPIYLNEVYGMDVKSIGFYAWVPYVGAMLGAWFGGLLAQNRIKAGWDVNKARKLVITLGCLIMLPFLLLMADPGGPTTAVIYMAVILFGFQTAIGNVQTLPSDLFGGKTVGTLSGFAGMAAKLGAFGLTIMVPWLTSGGNYTPAFVIGAALALITIASVWFLIPNIAPLKNKTK
- a CDS encoding LacI family DNA-binding transcriptional regulator codes for the protein MANKRRTTLKDIANILKISTAAVSKALQDDSRISSKTKEAVKKVAKELNYQPNHLASALRKGKSNLVGVIVPRTNSNFFSSVVQSMEEVLNKDGYNIIITQSNESYKKECDSIDSLLFTQVDGIIASMANETVNLDYYEKIKSRGIPLILFDRGENDLNVDYIGIDDYASSHMIVEHLVEQGCKRIAHIGGYQRTRIFNNRIRGYKDAIKKHGLPLDGELLSEGSLTQEDGRLQMERLLKLEDRPDAVYIAGDYAALGALQVLKENNIDVPNEIALVGFGNEPFTAMVSPPISSVEQHSTEIGKLAAQTFLEHVKASDIKQTLNKKILDAELIVRDSSNKKGLS